One stretch of Microbacterium terrae DNA includes these proteins:
- a CDS encoding nucleotide disphospho-sugar-binding domain-containing protein: MARFLFSAMPFTGHVQPVSAVAAALVARGHDVRIYTGHAFAGRVAASGARLVPWHHAPDFDENDLAATFPRLVGKKGLGQLLVNVQDVFIKTAPAQVRDLTEEFAREPWDAVAGDDVSLGAIFHSDLAVIPWATISVTPLNIVGTEGPPSGMGLAPGTNVFTKARDAALRALVPALSISLRRPLIDARAAAGLPPSKATLDQTLFSPRLIVASGCRLLDYDRGDRPPHLHFVGRLTAPAAAGAPLPLPPWWGDLAGRRVVHITQGTQNIDPSDLLQPAIEALADSDALVVAVTGVAGRDELPFPVPANVRVAGFIPYDALLPLTDIVITNGGWGGTLAALSHGIPLVIGGGDLDKPEIASRVTWAGAGVNLKTGTPTAAQVRAGHDRVVADRSFRDAAARVGAQLTALGGPAVAAELLETLV, translated from the coding sequence ATGGCACGGTTCCTGTTCTCTGCGATGCCGTTCACGGGGCACGTGCAGCCGGTGAGCGCCGTGGCCGCGGCGCTGGTCGCGCGCGGGCACGACGTGCGCATCTACACCGGACACGCGTTCGCCGGCCGGGTCGCGGCATCCGGCGCCCGCCTCGTCCCGTGGCATCACGCCCCCGACTTCGACGAGAACGACCTCGCGGCGACCTTCCCGCGCCTGGTGGGCAAGAAGGGCCTCGGCCAGCTCCTCGTCAACGTGCAGGACGTATTCATCAAGACCGCCCCCGCACAGGTGCGCGACCTCACCGAGGAGTTCGCCCGTGAGCCATGGGATGCCGTGGCCGGCGACGACGTGTCGCTCGGCGCGATCTTCCACTCCGATCTCGCGGTCATCCCGTGGGCGACCATCAGCGTGACGCCGCTGAACATCGTCGGCACCGAGGGTCCGCCGAGCGGCATGGGGCTGGCTCCGGGAACGAACGTCTTCACGAAGGCACGGGATGCTGCGCTGCGCGCCCTGGTGCCCGCCCTCTCGATCTCGCTCCGCCGCCCGCTCATCGACGCGCGAGCGGCGGCCGGACTCCCTCCGTCGAAGGCGACGCTCGACCAGACGCTGTTCTCACCCCGCCTCATCGTCGCGAGCGGCTGTCGCCTGCTCGACTACGACCGCGGCGACCGACCGCCGCACCTGCACTTCGTCGGACGCCTCACGGCGCCCGCAGCCGCCGGCGCCCCGCTCCCCCTTCCCCCGTGGTGGGGCGACCTCGCAGGACGCCGCGTGGTCCACATCACGCAGGGCACGCAGAACATCGATCCGAGCGACCTGCTGCAGCCCGCGATCGAAGCACTCGCCGACAGCGACGCCCTCGTGGTCGCCGTCACCGGCGTGGCCGGGCGAGACGAGCTGCCGTTCCCGGTGCCCGCCAACGTGCGGGTGGCGGGCTTCATCCCCTACGACGCGCTGCTCCCCCTGACCGACATCGTCATCACGAATGGCGGATGGGGAGGCACGCTCGCGGCGCTGAGCCACGGCATCCCGCTCGTGATCGGCGGGGGCGACCTCGACAAGCCCGAGATCGCGTCCCGCGTCACCTGGGCAGGTGCCGGAGTGAACCTCAAGACCGGCACTCCGACCGCCGCGCAGGTGCGGGCCGGTCACGACCGCGTCGTTGCCGATCGATCGTTCCGGGATGCCGCGGCCC